A region of Bombilactobacillus folatiphilus DNA encodes the following proteins:
- a CDS encoding BspA family leucine-rich repeat surface protein: MWDMFSFCVKLKSLDLSDFDTSNVNIMISMFHYCSSLSNLNLSSFNTSKVTNMRYMFDGCSSLNSLDLSSFDTSLGSQLYLNNDPHLSHIVAYPNLQLVLNSDDRTGKTMPGNNQKVVSNDWVATNGYQSHRKYTADQLSKLKGRDQVTTTYEWDFGQVTADQTVEKKAVTRTINVYQPDGIVQATTQTAVIQRTVKYNDDGTETYGDWSTA; the protein is encoded by the coding sequence ATGTGGGATATGTTTTCATTTTGTGTTAAATTAAAAAGCTTAGATTTAAGTGATTTTGACACGTCTAACGTAAATATTATGATTTCTATGTTTCACTATTGCTCCAGTCTGAGTAATTTAAACTTAAGTAGTTTTAATACTTCAAAAGTAACGAATATGAGATATATGTTTGATGGTTGTTCATCTTTAAATAGTTTAGATTTAAGTAGTTTTGACACTTCCTTAGGTAGTCAGCTGTATTTAAATAATGATCCTCATTTATCGCACATCGTTGCCTATCCTAATCTACAATTAGTTTTGAATTCTGATGACCGTACCGGAAAGACCATGCCCGGTAACAATCAAAAAGTTGTTTCTAACGATTGGGTTGCCACTAATGGTTATCAATCACATCGCAAATATACAGCGGATCAATTAAGCAAACTCAAAGGTCGCGATCAAGTGACTACTACTTATGAATGGGACTTTGGTCAAGTAACTGCTGATCAGACTGTGGAAAAGAAGGCTGTCACAAGAACAATTAATGTATATCAGCCAGATGGTATTGTTCAAGCAACTACCCAAACCGCTGTCATTCAACGGACGGTAAAATATAATGATGATGGCACGGAAACTTATGGCGATTGGTCTACTGCTTAG
- a CDS encoding RodZ family helix-turn-helix domain-containing protein, translating to MSNTEPTAPINDGAQESVSTAATNFQDGVATTSDSSANNDQSTVTPVQDPQDATTQPSTGDVDTLATDQEPTNNALAQGTWGSSKWDYTKDGDDYVLTFHAGTLGTGGISKAEEFKDIPNYSNGGCKRIIKISFDKDVIANQDSSDLFSELRNLKK from the coding sequence GTGTCTAATACTGAACCAACGGCACCTATTAACGATGGAGCTCAAGAAAGCGTTTCGACAGCAGCTACCAATTTTCAAGATGGTGTAGCAACAACCTCGGACTCTAGCGCAAATAATGATCAAAGTACGGTTACCCCAGTCCAAGATCCACAAGATGCAACAACGCAACCATCAACCGGTGATGTTGATACTCTTGCGACTGATCAAGAACCTACGAACAATGCCTTAGCTCAAGGAACTTGGGGCTCTAGCAAATGGGATTATACCAAAGATGGTGACGATTATGTTTTAACATTCCATGCTGGAACGTTAGGTACTGGTGGGATTAGCAAAGCTGAAGAGTTTAAAGATATACCTAATTACTCAAATGGTGGCTGTAAGCGAATTATAAAGATAAGTTTTGATAAAGATGTTATTGCCAATCAAGATTCGAGTGATTTATTTAGTGAATTACGTAATTTAAAAAAATAG
- a CDS encoding WxL protein host-binding domain-containing protein has protein sequence MVIGWCFFFNGIDVHADPGSPVQVQLQVPKINKTPVNSSIINVDLKPKQSVQFVLHLQNTTPQAVQLKVYGGVAQTNSAGNIDISTSQHLRMDDSWRYSLADLGFQTQILTLAPQQEQLVPVTLTAPSSYRGSISGSAIVETLSQKQYHHQINNFQMSFGVLVNVGKYTKLKPHVRLGKVRLQSLGGRPQIVGNVHNQSALYYGNNAVKYQMSLQGLSFTNRNVHQHFNLSQGALAANSIAPLAFDLGNDPIKAGQYRYRVLVDLGDKVFHLQKTFSVTRAQAQRLNRQNPDLKHDYRPLIVVIIILVVLLFGLILWLVFRFALNKGRRS, from the coding sequence ATGGTGATTGGTTGGTGCTTCTTTTTCAATGGCATAGACGTGCACGCGGATCCCGGATCGCCTGTTCAAGTTCAACTGCAAGTTCCCAAAATTAATAAAACACCAGTCAATAGTTCAATCATTAATGTTGATCTCAAGCCCAAGCAATCTGTCCAGTTTGTGTTACATTTGCAGAATACCACGCCACAAGCTGTGCAATTGAAGGTTTACGGTGGGGTAGCGCAAACGAATTCTGCTGGTAATATTGACATTTCGACAAGTCAACATTTGCGTATGGATGATTCGTGGCGTTACAGTTTGGCAGATTTGGGTTTTCAGACGCAAATTTTGACCTTGGCTCCCCAACAAGAGCAGCTTGTGCCTGTGACTTTGACCGCGCCCAGCTCGTATAGGGGTTCGATTTCGGGTTCAGCGATTGTGGAAACGTTGAGTCAGAAGCAGTATCATCATCAAATTAATAATTTTCAGATGTCTTTTGGTGTGCTGGTGAATGTTGGCAAATATACGAAGTTGAAGCCGCATGTTCGTTTGGGCAAAGTTCGTTTGCAGTCATTGGGTGGTCGCCCGCAAATCGTGGGCAATGTCCATAATCAGAGCGCGCTTTATTATGGTAATAACGCGGTGAAGTATCAGATGAGCCTTCAAGGCTTGAGTTTCACCAATCGCAATGTTCATCAGCATTTTAATTTGTCTCAAGGTGCGCTGGCAGCTAATTCGATTGCGCCGTTGGCGTTTGATCTGGGCAACGATCCGATTAAAGCGGGACAGTATCGCTATCGGGTGCTGGTGGATTTAGGTGATAAAGTATTTCATCTCCAAAAGACTTTCAGTGTGACACGTGCACAAGCACAACGGTTGAACCGGCAAAATCCGGATTTGAAACATGATTATCGACCATTGATTGTGGTGATTATTATTTTAGTTGTATTATTATTTGGTTTGATTTTGTGGTTAGTTTTCCGTTTTGCCTTAAATAAAGGGCGCCGAAGTTGA
- a CDS encoding WxL domain-containing protein, giving the protein MQIRKTILTGISLTALALSATVQTVLADSSDGALAGVSGVNNSYNQSGNSTTPTINVQPGSLKSYGGAGFDFDGDLVSRPITLVEVPNFDFGALKIGETSKNLDKKGTNRYLVVNDQNANPGTQTNYHPWNVDVKLGKFSYKNKNNQDIPLSTKYSPQIVLKATGLTNKRTRLGTWVNNTFIGSGGSTVLNGFTSNVILKSGDDTTPSTVMSVTGNKYEAHAYAIDFNDPSYATLQNFPSTKININDTYTAPLTWTLSVTA; this is encoded by the coding sequence ATGCAAATTCGTAAAACAATTTTAACGGGTATTTCATTGACCGCGCTCGCTTTGAGTGCTACAGTGCAGACGGTGTTAGCTGACAGTAGTGATGGTGCTTTGGCGGGAGTTAGCGGGGTGAATAATAGTTACAATCAAAGTGGTAATAGTACTACTCCTACGATTAATGTTCAGCCAGGTTCGTTAAAATCATATGGGGGCGCCGGTTTCGATTTTGATGGGGATTTGGTTTCGCGACCGATTACCTTGGTGGAAGTACCTAATTTTGACTTTGGTGCACTAAAAATTGGTGAAACTAGTAAGAATTTAGATAAAAAGGGTACTAATCGTTATTTGGTTGTGAATGATCAGAACGCTAATCCTGGTACTCAAACAAATTACCATCCATGGAACGTAGATGTTAAATTGGGAAAGTTTTCATATAAGAATAAAAATAATCAAGATATTCCATTATCGACTAAGTATTCTCCTCAAATTGTTTTAAAAGCTACAGGGTTGACAAACAAAAGAACCAGACTGGGTACATGGGTAAATAATACGTTTATTGGTTCCGGTGGATCAACTGTTCTTAATGGATTTACAAGTAATGTCATCTTAAAATCCGGTGATGATACTACGCCATCAACAGTTATGTCTGTTACTGGAAATAAATATGAAGCACATGCTTACGCTATAGATTTTAATGATCCAAGTTATGCAACTTTACAAAATTTTCCTTCTACTAAAATTAACATTAATGATACTTACACGGCGCCGTTAACTTGGACATTGTCGGTAACAGCTTAA
- a CDS encoding WxL protein host-binding domain-containing protein, with protein sequence MRSSVIYRWLVVIAFATFGFKQSSQGVQANGGTFSIVPEQLDNQIGSAQGGWYLHVEPNQSYQLKFKVLNFTNKENIVTVTPTISKTTPNLQLAIDDPTAKVGPKSAFNLKKMVTKNEVAVPPKGSVEASVTLKIPNQQMIGVVMGGLLFRSKTDVQAQKAKIESQKHASSTTVSTAAIAYDLILRQDDAILLPKLKLGNPTLAANGQQVQIMTPLKNTASYPFLQGKLKVKLTKTNFSRAKTNFHLDNVNIASNSQTKFALPWKKSKLVAGTYQLTYTFYRHKQHYVFHRQLHVSKQQIQKLNRLLPKAQRNYRNMILIIMLLVIVLMGLITWLVYYFGINYSRRQK encoded by the coding sequence ATGCGTTCGTCGGTTATCTATCGTTGGTTGGTTGTGATTGCTTTTGCAACGTTTGGTTTTAAACAATCTAGTCAGGGGGTACAAGCTAACGGTGGAACATTTAGTATCGTGCCGGAGCAGTTGGACAATCAGATTGGTTCTGCACAAGGTGGCTGGTATTTACATGTTGAACCCAATCAAAGCTATCAGTTGAAGTTTAAAGTGTTGAATTTTACGAACAAAGAAAATATTGTCACGGTAACACCCACAATTAGTAAGACAACGCCCAATTTACAGTTGGCGATTGATGATCCAACTGCTAAAGTAGGACCGAAATCAGCATTTAACCTTAAAAAAATGGTGACGAAAAATGAAGTTGCGGTTCCACCTAAAGGTAGTGTGGAAGCCAGTGTTACGCTGAAAATTCCCAATCAACAGATGATTGGGGTGGTCATGGGTGGTTTGTTGTTTCGTTCCAAAACTGATGTGCAAGCCCAAAAAGCTAAAATTGAATCACAAAAACATGCCAGTTCAACGACAGTTTCCACTGCGGCGATTGCCTATGATTTGATTTTGCGCCAAGATGATGCCATCTTGTTGCCAAAGTTAAAATTAGGAAATCCGACTTTAGCGGCGAATGGTCAACAAGTCCAAATTATGACACCCTTGAAAAATACGGCTTCATATCCTTTTTTGCAAGGCAAGCTTAAAGTGAAGCTCACGAAAACCAATTTTTCACGAGCTAAAACCAACTTTCACTTGGATAATGTGAATATTGCTTCAAATTCGCAAACTAAATTTGCGCTTCCATGGAAAAAAAGTAAACTGGTTGCTGGTACATATCAGTTGACATATACCTTTTATCGGCATAAACAACATTATGTTTTTCATCGGCAATTGCATGTCAGCAAACAGCAAATTCAAAAGTTGAATCGTTTGTTGCCTAAGGCACAACGCAATTATCGTAATATGATTTTGATTATTATGTTATTAGTAATCGTCTTGATGGGTTTAATCACCTGGTTAGTTTATTATTTTGGAATCAATTATTCTCGACGTCAAAAGTAG
- a CDS encoding DUF916 domain-containing protein, whose protein sequence is MKQKLSFIVKLGVLVLAFWGICCKSVQAKDNAPTQQDRSFTVKAILPKNQVTDKETFFDLQVKPNQKQKLSMIVMNIGKKPMTIKINLNNAYTSSNGIISYDRSKVKLYQPLQPSLTDLIIGKRTATVKVQPQETKIVSFPYKAPAEPFKGIILGGIVATSAVGSSTKSNFAIQNQIQYVTGIVLRSNMDHVQPDLKMSKEVTGKSRSTQQGIGFTLYNPAPINVSGMKMNAHFIRNKKQHIKKTMSSLQVAPNSKWQVMIPFKKVKPGSYKLNLTLTAKNGYKKSFVRHFTISKAQTAILHKKTTPKRYNRVLPWIFVGFFLVIILGLVYLLWIYLKARNNRGR, encoded by the coding sequence ATGAAGCAAAAACTAAGTTTTATTGTTAAATTAGGAGTATTAGTATTAGCATTTTGGGGAATATGCTGCAAAAGCGTTCAAGCTAAAGATAATGCTCCGACGCAACAAGATCGCTCATTCACGGTCAAGGCGATTCTGCCTAAAAATCAGGTGACTGATAAGGAAACTTTTTTTGATTTGCAGGTAAAGCCGAATCAAAAGCAAAAGTTAAGTATGATTGTCATGAATATTGGCAAGAAGCCCATGACTATCAAGATTAATTTGAATAATGCTTACACATCTAGTAACGGTATTATTAGTTATGATCGCTCCAAAGTTAAGCTCTATCAGCCGTTACAACCGTCGCTGACGGATTTGATTATTGGTAAACGGACGGCTACCGTCAAGGTTCAACCGCAAGAAACTAAAATCGTCAGCTTCCCGTATAAGGCACCTGCTGAACCCTTTAAGGGAATTATCTTAGGCGGGATTGTGGCAACTTCTGCCGTCGGTTCATCGACCAAAAGTAATTTTGCGATTCAAAATCAAATTCAGTATGTTACGGGGATTGTTTTACGTTCGAACATGGATCACGTCCAACCTGATTTGAAGATGAGTAAAGAAGTGACAGGGAAGAGTCGAAGCACCCAACAGGGCATTGGCTTTACCCTCTATAATCCCGCACCAATCAATGTTAGTGGCATGAAGATGAACGCTCATTTCATCCGCAATAAGAAGCAGCATATTAAGAAGACGATGTCTAGTCTGCAAGTTGCGCCTAATTCGAAATGGCAAGTGATGATTCCATTCAAAAAGGTTAAGCCTGGTTCTTACAAGCTTAATCTAACACTCACTGCCAAAAATGGTTATAAAAAGTCTTTTGTTCGTCACTTTACGATTAGTAAAGCACAGACAGCAATTTTGCATAAGAAAACAACGCCCAAACGTTATAATCGTGTTCTACCTTGGATTTTTGTCGGTTTCTTCCTGGTTATTATTTTGGGACTTGTTTACCTACTTTGGATTTACTTGAAGGCTCGAAACAACCGTGGACGTTAG
- a CDS encoding WxL protein peptidoglycan domain-containing protein — protein MKKIRLLILSIMMLISSAWTATHVKADIGNISVTPIINDSDVTDRFQIVAQPNKVYQMRLSLTNFSDMSTRVRVRPTNASTTSQGGITYQKVVNSGDNDLRYAFKDMTASKVVKLGANKTKEVAFDVHMPARSFKGLMLGGFYIYDLNTPNAPGLKVPVWITEDNKPVGGVLVLNGVTPEAVNHKPFINVNLSNNQPGLMKNVTVHMSLKRRGLLELFGMGFKPVTADQVYKQIAPNSNIPIAFDQQSLPVKPGIYQATGTARSGKTHWKFSGSYRITQKQANAVNRASRGLNPDKTVMYLMIVLGLLLLIGFVFGGLWSQSRKQKQQQQEQSNPPRS, from the coding sequence ATGAAAAAAATCAGATTGTTAATTCTTAGTATTATGATGTTGATCTCTAGTGCTTGGACAGCCACGCATGTCAAGGCGGATATCGGCAATATTTCAGTTACGCCTATCATCAATGATTCGGATGTCACGGATCGTTTTCAGATTGTGGCTCAACCGAACAAAGTGTACCAAATGCGTTTGTCTTTAACTAACTTCAGTGATATGAGTACGCGTGTGCGCGTCCGCCCGACGAATGCTTCCACTACTTCGCAAGGTGGCATTACTTACCAGAAAGTCGTTAACTCTGGGGATAATGATCTTCGTTATGCGTTCAAAGATATGACAGCTTCTAAAGTTGTCAAGTTAGGTGCGAATAAGACTAAAGAAGTAGCGTTTGACGTCCACATGCCTGCGCGTTCCTTCAAGGGCTTGATGTTAGGCGGTTTTTATATCTATGATTTGAATACTCCGAATGCGCCCGGACTCAAAGTGCCAGTCTGGATTACGGAGGATAATAAGCCAGTTGGCGGGGTACTGGTTTTAAATGGGGTGACGCCTGAAGCGGTCAATCATAAACCGTTTATTAATGTTAATTTGTCGAATAATCAACCGGGGTTGATGAAGAATGTTACCGTGCATATGTCGTTGAAGCGTCGTGGCTTGTTAGAGCTATTTGGGATGGGCTTTAAACCAGTAACGGCAGATCAAGTTTATAAGCAGATTGCGCCTAATTCGAATATTCCGATTGCGTTCGATCAACAGTCATTACCAGTTAAGCCGGGCATATATCAAGCAACAGGAACGGCACGTAGTGGCAAAACGCATTGGAAATTTTCAGGCAGCTATCGGATTACACAAAAGCAAGCCAATGCTGTTAATCGGGCTTCACGGGGATTAAATCCTGATAAAACAGTAATGTATTTGATGATCGTGTTAGGACTGTTATTGTTAATTGGTTTTGTATTCGGTGGCTTGTGGAGTCAATCCCGCAAGCAAAAACAGCAACAGCAGGAACAATCAAATCCACCGCGATCATAA
- a CDS encoding DUF916 and DUF3324 domain-containing protein yields MNHLKQMLMALLTAFGISFITAVPLHATVGNYGIRPNYSSNQVVKNGQIDIFGTPGSTQNISISVVNKDTKDHRYTVTVNTAYTNNGGTYSYSKKKVSDPSLKIKLANLVSPRVQTVSVPAGKEVDVNFQIKIPKKRFSGYLMGGIGVQPAKGEKAYKTVAKNGTLLTNKFFQGVPLKVRQDKNSTMQPKFRARQVTAFANASGKGQRGVKANLQNYVKGFNGNINAKATVTKRPNDHKFKKTATLTGMSPAPNSNFDYLIDWGSTPLQAGNYHLHVKLTSSDKTQSWVVDKDFTITSADAGKYNKLSGIKPNYLWLWILIAVLVLLLVLGLGIYFGRRNNKKQN; encoded by the coding sequence ATGAATCATTTGAAGCAAATGTTAATGGCTTTACTAACAGCATTTGGAATAAGCTTTATAACGGCAGTTCCACTTCATGCTACGGTTGGTAATTATGGAATTAGGCCCAATTATAGTAGTAATCAAGTTGTTAAAAATGGACAAATTGATATCTTTGGGACTCCAGGTAGTACGCAAAATATATCTATTAGCGTGGTTAATAAAGATACTAAGGATCATCGATATACGGTTACTGTGAATACAGCTTATACTAATAATGGGGGTACTTATAGTTATAGTAAGAAAAAAGTTAGTGACCCTTCTTTAAAGATTAAACTAGCCAATTTGGTATCTCCTAGAGTCCAAACTGTTTCCGTACCTGCTGGTAAGGAAGTTGACGTTAACTTTCAAATCAAAATTCCTAAAAAGAGGTTTTCGGGTTATTTAATGGGTGGTATTGGAGTTCAGCCGGCTAAGGGTGAGAAAGCTTATAAGACGGTTGCTAAAAACGGTACTTTGTTGACGAATAAGTTTTTCCAAGGTGTGCCTTTGAAGGTACGTCAAGATAAGAATTCGACTATGCAACCGAAGTTTAGAGCACGACAGGTTACAGCTTTTGCTAATGCTTCTGGTAAGGGTCAACGTGGCGTCAAGGCAAATCTTCAAAACTATGTCAAGGGCTTTAATGGTAATATTAATGCAAAAGCTACTGTTACTAAACGGCCTAACGACCACAAATTTAAGAAGACTGCTACCTTAACAGGAATGTCTCCAGCTCCTAATTCCAATTTTGATTACTTGATTGATTGGGGTAGTACACCGCTACAAGCTGGTAACTATCATTTACATGTGAAGTTGACTTCTAGTGATAAGACACAGTCATGGGTAGTTGATAAAGACTTTACGATTACTTCCGCAGATGCTGGTAAGTACAACAAGTTGTCTGGCATTAAGCCTAACTATCTCTGGCTCTGGATCTTGATTGCGGTCTTAGTCTTGTTATTAGTGCTTGGCTTAGGTATTTACTTCGGTCGTCGGAATAATAAGAAGCAAAATTAA
- a CDS encoding WxL domain-containing protein has translation MKMNKLFASVATAVVALAAVAPVASVSAAGNDLPSNTSDQIDDKTGSTSATSTASVKVVSGFLSLDKVPDLSFNPAVKGADFAYLQDNGDLKSETNNQNWGDNGNSDGVLQVSDSRNDVNADLPADASQASGAGETSFGYTVSVQLGNFEGKDGNVVGSSTAADAATNGAFALDFTKAVQSDMGYQSNANVIASAGAATSSPLIVVPENNKRGSDQFKFDHSAGIRMNLPKSINTGAYTAPITWNLSAAAQ, from the coding sequence ATGAAAATGAATAAATTATTTGCTTCTGTAGCAACTGCTGTTGTTGCTTTAGCTGCTGTTGCACCTGTTGCTAGCGTAAGTGCTGCTGGTAACGATTTACCATCTAACACATCTGATCAGATTGATGATAAAACTGGTTCAACTAGTGCTACATCTACTGCTAGTGTTAAAGTTGTTTCAGGATTTTTAAGTTTAGATAAGGTTCCTGATTTATCATTCAATCCAGCTGTTAAGGGTGCTGATTTTGCTTATTTACAAGATAATGGTGATCTGAAGAGCGAAACTAACAACCAAAACTGGGGTGATAATGGTAACTCCGACGGTGTTTTACAGGTTTCAGATTCACGTAATGATGTGAATGCTGATTTACCTGCAGATGCTTCACAAGCTTCTGGTGCTGGTGAAACTAGTTTTGGTTACACAGTTTCAGTTCAATTAGGTAACTTCGAAGGCAAAGATGGTAATGTTGTTGGTAGTTCTACTGCTGCTGATGCCGCTACTAATGGTGCCTTTGCACTTGATTTTACTAAAGCTGTTCAGTCTGACATGGGTTATCAATCAAATGCTAATGTGATTGCATCCGCTGGTGCTGCAACTTCATCTCCTCTTATTGTTGTTCCTGAAAACAATAAACGTGGATCTGATCAATTCAAATTTGATCATAGCGCTGGAATTCGGATGAATTTACCAAAGAGTATTAATACAGGTGCATATACAGCTCCAATTACTTGGAATTTATCTGCTGCAGCTCAATAA
- a CDS encoding LPXTG cell wall anchor domain-containing protein — MNKTTKSSKRLTWRKVTGLLVAVVATIVVVIGAYSTAMWAGTDYDYQGNEVAQALPVTQGYSRGGEDTNSNTKSSTASVIVKGTNVASEQGAKLDKLDYPQTGGNNPGAVQVVGSPNYPQTGNATNYGAIALGSSLLLGLSLCYCKKSKSTLQ, encoded by the coding sequence TTGAATAAAACAACTAAAAGTTCAAAGCGACTCACTTGGCGTAAGGTAACTGGTTTATTGGTAGCAGTTGTGGCAACGATTGTAGTTGTAATTGGTGCTTATTCCACAGCAATGTGGGCAGGTACTGACTATGATTATCAAGGTAATGAAGTTGCCCAAGCACTGCCAGTCACTCAAGGTTACAGCCGAGGGGGAGAAGATACTAATTCCAATACTAAGTCGTCAACTGCTTCCGTCATTGTCAAGGGGACCAATGTTGCTAGTGAACAGGGTGCCAAACTTGATAAATTAGACTACCCACAAACGGGTGGTAATAATCCGGGTGCAGTACAAGTAGTTGGTTCACCAAATTATCCACAAACGGGTAATGCCACTAATTATGGAGCCATTGCTTTAGGCTCATCGTTATTGTTGGGATTAAGTTTATGTTACTGTAAAAAGAGTAAGAGTACTTTACAGTAG